In a single window of the Paenibacillus sp. MMS20-IR301 genome:
- a CDS encoding amino acid permease, producing MNDIMSTKPLVKTVTFFEALALVVGMIIGSGIFLKPGIVLNNAGSPWMSILAWGVGGLITLASALSVAEIAAAIPKSGGLYTYLSELYGGVFGYLLGWVQAVISYPASVAALAIAFATYSGYFLPLNHWQQKLLAVGILGFILLMNVIATKFGGIIQTVATVGKLIPVAGIVGVGLFSNLAPGFGGIGASAAGAGFGAAVLGTLWAYDGWISVTNMAGEIKDPAKTLPKVISIGVIFVIAVYVLFNIAVFKALPYGQIISSATPGADAAEALFGSGGGAFITAGIIVSVLGALNGYLMTAARVPQAMGEQKQIPFSRVLSSIHPKFQTPANALIFQSVLAVIYIFSGTFNTLTDLLVFVLWIFFTMGVFGVFLLRRKLPPVQGRYRVPLYPLTPIIGVGGGIYILASTIISDPLRSLVGIGITLAGLPIYYVLARKNRE from the coding sequence ATGAACGACATCATGAGTACGAAGCCGTTAGTGAAAACTGTTACATTTTTTGAAGCCCTGGCCCTGGTGGTAGGAATGATTATCGGATCGGGGATTTTCCTGAAGCCGGGGATTGTACTGAATAACGCGGGAAGCCCATGGATGAGCATCCTGGCCTGGGGTGTAGGGGGACTGATTACGCTGGCTTCGGCCCTGAGCGTGGCGGAGATCGCTGCGGCAATTCCGAAGTCAGGCGGCCTGTATACCTATTTAAGTGAATTATACGGCGGTGTATTCGGCTATCTGCTGGGCTGGGTGCAGGCGGTAATCTCCTATCCGGCATCGGTTGCGGCGCTGGCGATTGCTTTTGCTACCTACTCGGGGTATTTCCTGCCGCTCAATCACTGGCAGCAGAAGCTGCTGGCGGTGGGCATTCTCGGGTTCATTCTGCTGATGAATGTCATTGCCACCAAATTCGGCGGAATCATCCAGACGGTGGCAACGGTGGGCAAGCTGATTCCGGTGGCAGGGATCGTGGGTGTAGGCCTGTTCTCTAACCTGGCTCCCGGCTTTGGCGGAATTGGCGCATCAGCTGCGGGTGCAGGCTTCGGGGCTGCGGTGCTGGGCACGCTCTGGGCGTATGACGGCTGGATCAGCGTCACTAATATGGCAGGAGAAATCAAGGACCCGGCAAAGACGCTGCCAAAAGTCATTTCAATCGGGGTTATCTTCGTAATCGCTGTATATGTACTCTTTAACATTGCCGTGTTCAAGGCGCTGCCCTACGGGCAGATCATTTCTTCAGCGACTCCGGGTGCGGATGCAGCAGAGGCGCTGTTCGGCAGCGGCGGCGGAGCTTTCATTACAGCAGGGATTATTGTCTCTGTGCTGGGAGCGCTCAACGGATATCTGATGACTGCGGCGCGGGTGCCGCAGGCGATGGGGGAGCAGAAGCAGATTCCGTTTTCCCGGGTGCTGAGCAGCATTCATCCGAAGTTCCAGACACCGGCCAATGCGCTTATTTTCCAGAGTGTGCTGGCAGTCATCTATATTTTCTCAGGGACTTTTAACACGCTTACTGATCTGCTGGTGTTTGTGCTGTGGATATTCTTTACGATGGGCGTATTCGGCGTGTTCCTGCTGCGCCGGAAGCTGCCGCCGGTTCAGGGGCGCTACCGTGTGCCGTTATACCCGCTGACTCCGATAATCGGGGTAGGCGGCGGAATTTACATTCTGGCCAGTACAATCATCAGTGATCCGCTGCGCTCGCTTGTAGGCATCGGCATTACGCTGGCCGGACTCCCGATATATTATGTGCTGGCCCGGAAGAACCGGGAGTAG
- a CDS encoding response regulator transcription factor: MNQPKRILIIEDEHDISRILKDYIQLQGYEAHIAGNGADGLRLVDMLAPDFIILDIMLPDVNGIDLCRQIRGRTNQPVLILSARGSDTDKVLALGFGADDYMTKPFSISELVARIQAHLRRIDGMTSLPGTDALLTLGAVTLDKKAYKTTLNGQEISLSAKEFELLYYLAEHKNQVFSKSQLLDQIWGYTSQGDENTITVYIRRLREKLEADPSSPVYLRTVWGVGYKFSLD, from the coding sequence ATGAATCAGCCTAAACGGATTCTCATTATCGAGGACGAACATGATATCTCCCGGATTCTCAAAGACTATATTCAGCTGCAAGGCTATGAGGCACATATTGCCGGCAATGGTGCGGACGGTCTCCGGCTGGTGGACATGCTGGCGCCTGACTTCATTATTCTGGATATTATGCTGCCGGATGTCAATGGCATTGATCTCTGCCGGCAGATCCGCGGGCGGACGAATCAGCCGGTTCTGATCTTAAGCGCACGCGGCAGCGACACGGACAAAGTTCTGGCTCTTGGCTTCGGGGCGGATGATTATATGACCAAGCCGTTCTCCATCAGTGAACTGGTCGCCAGAATCCAGGCCCATCTCCGCAGAATTGACGGGATGACCAGCCTCCCAGGAACTGATGCCCTGCTCACCCTGGGAGCGGTTACCCTTGATAAAAAGGCCTATAAAACCACACTTAACGGGCAGGAGATCTCCTTGTCTGCCAAGGAATTCGAGCTGCTGTACTATTTGGCCGAGCATAAAAACCAGGTGTTCTCCAAAAGCCAGCTGCTTGATCAGATCTGGGGCTACACCTCCCAGGGCGACGAGAACACCATCACCGTGTACATCCGCCGGCTGCGGGAGAAGCTGGAGGCTGACCCTTCAAGCCCGGTCTATCTCCGGACCGTATGGGGAGTCGGCTATAAGTTTTCTCTGGATTAA
- a CDS encoding ABC transporter ATP-binding protein: protein MTKTAIIQTKNLCKTYSTGSEQFHAIRNIDLSIYQGDFTVIMGDSGSGKSTLLYLLSGLDSVTAGEVYFHQQRMDTFSDKELAGFRARKIGYIYQSSNLVPDLTLFENIALPGYVAGIPKREVKQKVLSVMQAMSIDAQRFRLPAEVSGGQQQRAAIARAIINRPEIIFADEPTGSLNYDQGVAVLDILTKMNTEGQSIVMVTHDIKAACRANRLIFIRDGKVGGVLEFGSFSPDQLQDRESLIFSYISERGNA from the coding sequence ATGACGAAGACTGCTATTATTCAGACAAAAAATCTCTGTAAAACCTACTCGACAGGCAGCGAGCAGTTCCATGCCATCCGCAATATCGACCTGAGTATATATCAGGGGGATTTCACAGTTATTATGGGTGATTCGGGGTCCGGCAAATCTACACTGCTCTATCTGCTGAGCGGGCTTGACTCTGTAACGGCAGGTGAGGTGTACTTCCATCAGCAGCGCATGGATACCTTCTCGGACAAAGAGCTGGCTGGCTTCAGAGCCCGGAAAATCGGCTACATCTACCAGAGCAGCAACCTGGTGCCTGACCTGACACTGTTCGAGAATATTGCCTTGCCCGGTTATGTTGCCGGTATTCCCAAGCGGGAAGTGAAGCAGAAGGTGCTGTCCGTTATGCAGGCAATGAGCATTGATGCCCAGCGCTTCCGCTTGCCTGCCGAGGTATCCGGTGGACAGCAGCAGAGGGCGGCTATTGCACGGGCGATTATCAATAGGCCGGAGATTATTTTTGCCGATGAGCCGACAGGAAGCCTGAATTATGATCAGGGTGTAGCTGTACTCGATATCCTGACGAAGATGAATACCGAAGGCCAGTCCATCGTGATGGTCACCCATGATATTAAGGCTGCCTGCCGGGCGAACCGCCTGATCTTCATCCGGGACGGTAAAGTCGGCGGTGTACTTGAATTCGGTTCCTTCTCTCCGGATCAGCTGCAGGACAGGGAATCGCTGATCTTCTCTTATATTTCCGAGAGGGGCAATGCGTGA
- a CDS encoding FtsX-like permease family protein has protein sequence MAAILSICLGNLRRRKVQNSLIGLLLLLSTLLISTAINVITNSEDLYEGMHQETKGSHELLNLTKGVHDPQMVREWWAAQQGITVSSAMPYKPLAGIIHDGEDIPNLFLYMMNTPARPFGTDEPVFAQGRDTAYPEPGNIWVPTSLAYKYDVAVGDTLQFKAGKKPLQLTVSAVIIDLPLGGPFSTTARIWMNPADYAQDLGSLKAADSYLIGIRFDDCSQSPAYWERFEDYLGTPFMEERTTYEELSAFYFIMNKIIGFVMSFLGLVMMLVALYTIGFTISDAILANYKTIGIFKSLGLSSRQIISMYLIQYSFISLITIIPGLLLSRLLSGIIIEQSLSFLKTDHSSIKVGGTGIESVVGAAILLLILLVVWIYASKARSIQPMQAIRYGMSEADHSRTNNRWGESRKRGKEFARLPVPAVIGLRNITKNLKGSLLMLFLTTVTSAVLVFGLVLLNSIYQMQETSPLWGYDSSDVVVMVTNAVEFDRSGLIQDISADPRVLDLNWIGYTIGVAAADRSGNPEASGSRPQSVNIPLTVVEGSMDEIGLASTTGRNPHNRNEISIGINISRELHKEIGDIVELFIEGEKHSFTVTGIYQSIANMSYQARVTADVVHNLTPDAGYLNLQDSTDAGAIAGELNEKYGTDIQAIKQETLLNSVFKEATAVLIIPMSILGLLFLLITCFIIYSTSRIHIRKEIRTYGIYKSIGLTSNTIRSALTWGTAMLATLGAVLGIFCGVYLLPGILRGLLSSYGIIKLPLLMHWPGITLLALLSIAIAGGGCWAASRIIRSHSPRILVTE, from the coding sequence ATGGCGGCAATCTTGTCCATTTGTCTCGGAAATCTGAGAAGGCGCAAGGTTCAGAATAGCCTGATCGGGCTGCTCCTTCTGCTGTCCACCCTGCTGATCAGCACCGCGATAAACGTGATTACAAACTCAGAAGATTTATATGAGGGGATGCACCAGGAAACTAAAGGATCGCATGAACTGCTAAATTTGACTAAAGGCGTGCATGATCCCCAGATGGTCCGGGAATGGTGGGCAGCCCAGCAGGGAATTACGGTATCTTCCGCTATGCCCTACAAGCCGCTGGCCGGTATCATCCATGATGGTGAAGATATTCCCAATCTTTTCTTGTATATGATGAATACACCTGCGCGTCCTTTCGGTACAGATGAGCCGGTGTTCGCCCAGGGCCGGGATACTGCCTATCCTGAGCCGGGAAACATTTGGGTTCCCACTTCACTAGCCTATAAATATGATGTTGCCGTAGGAGATACACTTCAGTTCAAAGCCGGAAAGAAGCCTTTGCAGCTGACTGTCTCAGCTGTTATTATCGACCTGCCGCTGGGCGGCCCCTTCTCAACAACGGCACGCATCTGGATGAATCCGGCGGACTATGCGCAGGATCTGGGATCTCTAAAAGCCGCTGATTCCTATCTGATCGGCATCCGGTTCGATGATTGCAGCCAGAGCCCTGCTTACTGGGAGCGGTTTGAGGACTATTTGGGTACTCCTTTTATGGAAGAGAGAACCACGTATGAGGAGCTCTCCGCCTTCTACTTCATCATGAACAAAATTATCGGGTTCGTCATGAGCTTCCTCGGGCTGGTCATGATGCTGGTTGCCCTGTATACGATCGGCTTCACGATTTCAGATGCCATCCTGGCCAATTACAAAACGATCGGAATCTTCAAGTCGCTGGGCCTGTCGTCAAGACAGATTATATCAATGTATCTCATTCAGTATAGTTTCATTTCGCTAATCACCATAATACCCGGGCTGCTGCTCAGCCGGCTGCTATCCGGTATTATCATTGAACAGTCCTTGTCCTTCTTAAAAACAGACCATTCCTCCATCAAGGTTGGGGGTACGGGTATAGAGTCTGTTGTAGGAGCAGCCATCCTGCTGCTGATTCTGCTGGTCGTGTGGATCTACGCGAGTAAAGCCCGTTCCATTCAGCCCATGCAGGCCATCCGGTACGGCATGTCAGAAGCAGATCACAGCCGGACTAACAACCGCTGGGGCGAGAGCCGCAAACGCGGTAAAGAATTCGCGCGCTTGCCTGTTCCAGCAGTAATTGGCCTAAGGAACATAACCAAGAATCTGAAGGGCTCACTGCTGATGCTCTTTCTGACTACTGTAACCTCGGCTGTACTGGTCTTCGGTCTGGTCCTGCTGAACAGTATCTACCAGATGCAGGAAACGTCCCCGCTCTGGGGATATGACTCTTCGGATGTGGTAGTTATGGTCACGAATGCCGTGGAATTCGACCGCAGCGGTCTGATCCAGGATATCTCAGCAGATCCAAGGGTGCTCGATCTGAACTGGATAGGGTATACGATTGGTGTTGCTGCTGCAGACCGGTCCGGGAACCCGGAGGCCTCCGGCAGCCGCCCGCAATCGGTCAATATTCCGCTGACGGTGGTTGAAGGCAGTATGGACGAAATCGGGCTTGCCTCCACCACCGGCCGCAATCCGCATAACCGTAATGAAATCTCCATCGGCATCAACATCTCCCGTGAGCTTCACAAAGAAATCGGCGATATTGTCGAGCTCTTTATTGAAGGGGAGAAGCATTCTTTCACCGTGACCGGAATCTATCAGTCTATTGCCAATATGTCTTATCAGGCACGGGTAACTGCAGACGTAGTTCATAATCTGACTCCGGATGCCGGTTATCTGAATTTACAGGATAGCACTGATGCCGGTGCGATTGCCGGGGAGCTGAATGAGAAATACGGGACGGATATTCAGGCCATCAAGCAGGAGACCCTGCTCAATTCTGTATTCAAGGAAGCTACTGCCGTGCTTATCATTCCCATGAGCATATTAGGTCTGCTGTTCCTGTTGATCACTTGCTTCATTATCTACAGCACCAGCCGTATTCACATACGCAAAGAGATCCGAACTTATGGAATCTATAAATCCATCGGCTTGACCTCTAATACGATCCGCAGTGCTTTAACCTGGGGAACTGCCATGCTAGCCACGCTCGGAGCCGTTCTGGGGATATTCTGCGGTGTCTATCTGCTGCCTGGAATCCTGAGAGGGCTGCTGTCCTCCTACGGAATCATTAAGCTGCCGCTGCTCATGCACTGGCCGGGAATTACCCTGCTTGCTCTGCTGAGCATTGCCATAGCCGGCGGAGGCTGCTGGGCTGCCTCGAGAATCATCCGCAGCCATTCCCCAAGAATCCTTGTGACGGAATAA
- a CDS encoding HAMP domain-containing sensor histidine kinase, with protein sequence MYWSNWFKRWFISASLCIICFTVSGIVLIYTLSHQKQEVQPSYAVNLARVEVSELMFLLEEHHEDLNQTTADSRPAFLDKLLALSRQQQLSLQYAGLDGTVLFDTSDPLPAGKARLNLKADLHYDLYRAGTGQDSFRLAFPVIDPDSGIQAGNALFTLSEAAVRYPQASSFPVIAPALMTASVLLLLFLLFQLRRKVNLDLLNPITGLKGLAEAILRGNYEQKAEYGQQDEIGEVYAVFDQMRSEIMELSRQREARDKAQKELITNISHDLKTPLTAVKAYIDAIQDGVCPDLPAVMEYMTIIQSQTNKMAGLVEDLLVHALRDLGQISVNLTECYSRETFVNILKPMGPYIRAAGKVFIEPAEIPNVLIRVDPVRIEQLLSNLIANALKHTAAGDTIRVDIIREHDQLKLTVSDTGEGILEQDMPFIFERYFQGQAPSQYAKRFKEGTGLGLSICKHIAEAHHGSISFKSIKHHGTEFYLILPVG encoded by the coding sequence ATGTATTGGAGCAACTGGTTCAAGCGGTGGTTCATCTCGGCATCGCTATGTATAATCTGCTTCACCGTTAGCGGAATCGTTCTTATCTACACGCTGTCACATCAGAAGCAGGAGGTTCAGCCTTCTTATGCAGTAAACCTGGCACGTGTTGAGGTCAGCGAGCTGATGTTCCTGCTGGAGGAGCATCATGAAGACCTGAACCAGACCACGGCTGATTCCCGGCCCGCGTTCCTGGATAAGCTGCTGGCCCTGAGCCGGCAGCAGCAGTTGAGCCTGCAGTATGCAGGTCTGGACGGAACGGTTCTGTTCGACACCTCTGACCCGCTTCCTGCTGGTAAGGCCCGGCTTAATCTTAAAGCTGATCTTCATTACGATCTCTATAGAGCGGGAACCGGGCAAGACAGCTTTAGGCTGGCTTTTCCGGTTATAGATCCTGACTCCGGAATCCAGGCCGGAAATGCCCTGTTCACCCTTTCTGAAGCTGCTGTCCGTTACCCGCAGGCTTCCTCTTTTCCGGTTATCGCTCCGGCCCTCATGACTGCCTCCGTTCTCCTTCTTCTGTTCCTCCTGTTTCAGCTCAGAAGGAAAGTGAATCTGGATCTGCTCAATCCGATTACCGGACTCAAGGGTCTTGCCGAAGCCATCCTCAGGGGAAACTATGAACAGAAAGCGGAGTACGGGCAGCAGGATGAGATCGGTGAGGTGTATGCTGTGTTTGATCAGATGCGAAGTGAGATTATGGAGCTCAGCCGGCAGAGGGAAGCCCGGGATAAAGCGCAAAAAGAGCTGATTACCAATATTTCACATGATCTTAAGACCCCACTGACCGCAGTCAAAGCGTATATCGACGCCATTCAGGACGGTGTCTGCCCTGATCTGCCGGCTGTGATGGAATACATGACCATTATTCAGAGTCAAACCAACAAAATGGCCGGTTTAGTTGAGGATCTGCTCGTCCATGCGTTAAGGGATTTGGGGCAAATCTCTGTGAACCTTACAGAGTGCTACAGCCGGGAGACATTCGTAAATATTCTTAAGCCTATGGGACCTTATATCCGGGCAGCCGGCAAAGTATTCATCGAACCTGCTGAGATTCCCAATGTACTGATTCGTGTTGACCCTGTCCGGATAGAGCAGCTGCTCTCCAACCTGATTGCCAATGCCCTGAAGCATACGGCTGCAGGTGACACGATCCGCGTAGACATCATCAGAGAGCATGATCAGCTCAAGCTGACTGTATCCGATACAGGGGAAGGCATTCTGGAACAGGATATGCCGTTTATTTTCGAGCGGTATTTCCAGGGGCAGGCTCCCTCACAATATGCCAAGCGGTTCAAGGAAGGCACCGGACTTGGCCTGTCGATCTGCAAACATATTGCAGAGGCCCATCACGGCAGCATTTCTTTCAAAAGCATCAAGCATCACGGAACAGAGTTCTACCTTATACTGCCGGTAGGCTAG
- a CDS encoding glycosyl hydrolase 53 family protein encodes MKKGQRILVKLLILAILVSMTALGQPLKVNASTLPGSFAKGADVSWLPQLEALGYKFYNEQGAEQDLLQILKDYGIDSIRLRAFVNPSDDPSNGHNSTEELVQLASRVSALGFRVMIDLHYSDSWADPGKQVTPAAWANDNLEQLKVHVSEYTSEVMNALKTAGVTPEWVQIGNEINNGMMHPLGSYSNTENLVQLIQAGSSAARAVFPATKIIIHRANGADNGVVSFYDGLVAAGLKDTDYDIIGLSYYPESVFTSSIDELSANMNTLAAKFGKEVMIVEVGGNVSTNADNVYNMLVAVQNHSKAVPDGQGTGVFYWAPEGVYFGYPLSAWNPDGTPSFAMNAFKDGAAEINRYPVESLTLDKHTASIEEGGTGSIKAVISPDNATYKGVTFTSSNPEVVKVDRYKGTISGLAAGTATVTAVTYDGGFTDAAEITVVAGTSLIQNPGFEDGLNNWTVTGDAGAVSTDSDKHSGSAALHYWSAGAGEFQVSQTITGLENGTYQLSAWVSGGGEEETAEIFAGDQKQSFKNTGWQIWSNPAIDHIEVTDGILSIGAKLKYSGGQWGNIDDFKLVKQAGAIQTSNLTVNGKLADWYLEGNKPSTFGDSNASGGFDYGDDKPIDFTITHEITGLEPGTYTLNAKVFGDKGEPDPGSVMYIVSEGQTYSVPITYSGSAWLNPRTLTLKYVHVGDDGIAQVGFTVKTNSDNHYGYLDEVTFVRNPDSSPEIPSEPTPDPGEAPAETPVESPAASPTASPSPSPTADSSSVWSAPQAALKPTPQPAAQPDVKVLTTPEANAENKIVISAQDGVKEVRLPANAAAINGTNRLRVEAKDAVIEIPGKVLKELQVLAGENAEDKMISLEWASLSAEDKSALLQLADNKSDAELKLAGDVYSFNLSIVNPDGTKTPMTHFTEPVTLRLKVQAGANVQLLGVYNIADEGTLEYVGGTMDQGVMLAQVNHFSKYAVLEYNKTFADVASDHWAYNVIKEAAAKHIIAGISESSFAPKQEVTRAEFVSMLVRALGVKNANASPFNDVEHTKWYAGGIAAAYEAGLVKGYAAGRFEPEAHITRQEMAVMLMRAYEIRTGNVTPLVSLAKFSDSDKIDNWAVNAVSAAQSLGFINGNADGFYLPQSFTNRAESAKAVSLLLAK; translated from the coding sequence ATGAAAAAAGGACAACGAATACTTGTTAAGCTGCTTATCCTTGCAATTCTTGTATCCATGACGGCCTTGGGTCAGCCGCTCAAGGTAAACGCCTCAACCCTTCCGGGTTCGTTCGCCAAAGGCGCCGATGTCAGCTGGCTGCCGCAACTGGAAGCCTTGGGTTATAAATTCTACAATGAACAAGGAGCAGAGCAGGATCTGCTGCAGATCTTAAAGGATTACGGAATCGACTCGATCCGCTTGCGGGCTTTTGTGAATCCGTCAGATGATCCTTCCAATGGCCATAACAGTACAGAGGAACTGGTGCAGTTGGCCTCCCGTGTAAGCGCTCTCGGGTTCAGGGTTATGATTGATTTGCATTACAGCGATTCCTGGGCGGACCCGGGGAAGCAGGTTACACCTGCAGCCTGGGCTAATGACAATCTGGAGCAGTTGAAGGTGCATGTATCGGAGTATACTTCGGAAGTCATGAATGCGCTCAAGACGGCAGGCGTAACCCCGGAGTGGGTGCAAATCGGCAATGAGATTAACAACGGAATGATGCACCCGCTCGGGAGCTACAGCAACACTGAGAATCTGGTTCAATTGATTCAAGCCGGATCAAGTGCGGCCAGAGCGGTTTTCCCGGCAACGAAGATCATCATTCACCGGGCGAACGGGGCAGATAACGGAGTAGTCTCTTTCTATGACGGACTGGTTGCGGCAGGGCTCAAGGATACTGATTACGACATTATTGGTTTATCCTATTATCCCGAGTCGGTCTTCACTTCCAGCATTGATGAATTATCTGCCAACATGAATACGCTCGCTGCTAAATTTGGCAAGGAAGTTATGATTGTAGAGGTTGGCGGAAACGTCAGCACGAATGCAGACAATGTATATAACATGCTCGTAGCTGTGCAGAACCATTCCAAGGCGGTGCCGGACGGGCAGGGAACAGGCGTGTTTTATTGGGCGCCTGAAGGCGTTTATTTCGGATATCCGCTGTCTGCATGGAATCCGGATGGTACTCCTTCTTTTGCAATGAATGCATTTAAGGACGGGGCTGCGGAGATTAACCGCTATCCGGTAGAATCACTTACGCTGGATAAGCACACAGCTTCCATTGAAGAAGGGGGAACGGGCAGTATCAAGGCTGTCATAAGTCCTGATAATGCAACCTATAAAGGCGTTACCTTCACAAGCTCCAATCCCGAAGTTGTAAAAGTAGACCGGTATAAGGGCACGATTTCCGGCCTTGCTGCCGGGACAGCTACAGTAACTGCTGTTACGTATGACGGCGGGTTTACAGATGCTGCTGAAATCACTGTAGTTGCGGGTACAAGCTTAATCCAGAATCCCGGTTTCGAGGATGGCTTGAACAACTGGACAGTTACAGGTGATGCCGGCGCGGTAAGTACAGATTCCGACAAGCATTCAGGATCAGCTGCATTGCATTACTGGAGTGCGGGAGCTGGTGAATTCCAGGTATCCCAGACGATTACAGGGCTTGAGAATGGAACCTATCAATTATCGGCCTGGGTCTCGGGCGGCGGTGAGGAAGAGACCGCTGAGATTTTTGCGGGAGATCAGAAGCAGAGCTTCAAGAATACAGGCTGGCAGATCTGGTCCAATCCGGCGATTGATCATATTGAAGTTACGGATGGAATACTCAGCATTGGCGCAAAGCTGAAATATTCCGGCGGGCAGTGGGGAAATATTGACGATTTCAAGCTGGTTAAGCAAGCCGGAGCCATTCAAACGTCGAATCTTACAGTGAACGGAAAGCTTGCTGACTGGTATTTGGAAGGGAACAAGCCTTCAACATTCGGTGACAGCAACGCTTCGGGCGGATTTGATTATGGCGACGATAAGCCAATTGATTTCACGATTACCCACGAGATTACAGGACTTGAGCCCGGAACCTATACACTGAATGCTAAAGTATTCGGGGACAAAGGCGAGCCTGATCCCGGATCAGTCATGTACATTGTTTCGGAGGGACAGACTTATTCCGTTCCAATCACCTATTCAGGCAGCGCCTGGCTGAACCCCCGGACGCTGACACTGAAGTATGTACATGTCGGGGATGACGGAATTGCCCAAGTGGGCTTCACGGTAAAAACAAATTCGGACAATCATTACGGTTACCTGGACGAGGTGACATTTGTGCGGAACCCTGACTCTTCTCCGGAAATTCCAAGTGAGCCTACGCCGGATCCGGGAGAGGCGCCGGCAGAAACGCCAGTAGAATCTCCGGCTGCAAGTCCAACTGCAAGCCCTTCACCAAGTCCAACCGCGGATTCCAGCAGTGTGTGGTCTGCTCCGCAGGCGGCACTGAAGCCAACGCCGCAGCCAGCGGCGCAGCCGGATGTTAAAGTGCTGACTACCCCGGAAGCAAATGCTGAGAATAAGATTGTAATCTCGGCTCAAGACGGAGTGAAGGAAGTAAGGCTGCCTGCAAACGCAGCTGCAATAAATGGGACAAATCGCCTAAGAGTGGAAGCTAAGGATGCGGTTATAGAGATTCCGGGGAAGGTTCTTAAGGAGCTTCAAGTGCTCGCTGGAGAGAATGCTGAGGATAAAATGATTTCCTTAGAATGGGCGTCTTTGTCTGCTGAAGACAAGTCCGCGCTGTTACAACTGGCGGATAACAAGAGTGATGCTGAACTGAAGCTGGCTGGAGATGTGTATAGCTTCAATCTGTCTATCGTTAATCCGGACGGTACAAAGACCCCGATGACACACTTCACAGAACCGGTCACCCTCCGTTTGAAGGTGCAGGCTGGCGCAAATGTGCAGCTGCTCGGAGTGTATAATATCGCAGACGAAGGGACACTTGAGTATGTTGGCGGAACGATGGATCAGGGTGTGATGCTCGCTCAGGTAAATCATTTCAGCAAGTATGCCGTACTCGAATATAACAAGACTTTCGCAGATGTTGCCAGCGATCATTGGGCATACAACGTAATTAAAGAAGCTGCAGCCAAACATATTATTGCAGGCATCAGTGAGAGCAGCTTCGCACCCAAGCAAGAAGTGACCCGGGCAGAATTCGTCTCCATGCTCGTCCGCGCGCTTGGTGTGAAGAACGCTAATGCCAGTCCGTTTAATGACGTAGAACATACAAAATGGTATGCGGGCGGGATTGCAGCGGCTTATGAAGCCGGTCTGGTGAAGGGTTACGCAGCAGGCAGGTTCGAGCCTGAAGCGCACATTACACGTCAAGAGATGGCTGTGATGCTGATGCGGGCTTACGAGATTCGCACTGGAAATGTAACACCGTTAGTTTCACTTGCTAAATTTTCCGATTCAGACAAGATCGACAACTGGGCTGTGAATGCAGTAAGTGCTGCTCAATCACTCGGCTTCATCAATGGAAACGCGGATGGCTTCTACCTGCCGCAGTCATTCACGAACCGGGCAGAAAGTGCGAAGGCAGTATCTTTGCTGCTTGCGAAATAA
- a CDS encoding DUF1801 domain-containing protein — MYEQKTKETDNSVIEFIEAIDSLKKREDAYRLLDIFSETTGFPAVMWGPSIIGFGAYHYKYATGHEGDAPLAGYSPRKAKISLYFATGDDERDVLLQKLGKHTAGKACVYVNKLDDIDTEVLKALIRQSVAFLRETYGE; from the coding sequence ATGTACGAGCAAAAGACGAAAGAAACCGATAACAGCGTCATTGAATTCATAGAAGCCATCGATAGTCTCAAGAAACGTGAGGATGCGTATAGGCTGCTGGATATCTTCAGTGAGACAACCGGGTTTCCGGCGGTAATGTGGGGACCGAGCATTATTGGTTTCGGAGCGTACCACTACAAATATGCTACCGGTCATGAAGGGGATGCACCGCTGGCAGGCTACTCGCCGAGAAAAGCAAAGATCAGCCTGTATTTTGCTACGGGGGATGATGAGCGGGACGTACTGCTGCAGAAGCTGGGGAAGCACACGGCCGGCAAGGCCTGTGTCTATGTGAACAAGCTGGATGATATTGATACAGAGGTGCTGAAGGCGTTAATCCGGCAATCGGTGGCGTTTCTGAGAGAGACTTATGGAGAGTAG